Within the Deltaproteobacteria bacterium genome, the region AGCCGGGCCCGCTTTGAATTTCGCTGGGAAGACCAGTTCAACCTCGGGCTCGATCCAGATACGGCTCGGTCTTACCACGACGAAACCTTGCCCAAAGACAGCGCAAAAGTCGCTCACTTCTGCTCCATGTGCGGACCCAAATTCTGCTCGATGAAAATCTCCGCAGATGTTCGTAAATATGCAGAAGAAAAAGGCCTCACCAACGCACAAGCTATTGAAGAAGGCATGCGTGATAAAAGCCAAGAATTCCGGGAAGGTGGGTCTAAGATCTATGTATCTCCCGAGCCTGAGCAGAAGGCACCCGTCTCCCCTTGAAACCAGGGTCAACTGCGTCCATTGTATAGGCCACCGACTGCCCTGGGGGAACTTAACCCTCAGGGTCACAGATAGGGCTAATCAATGAGTGCAATTGTAGATATTCGAGGCGTCACCAAAGACTACCCACTGGGTAAAACAGTGGTCCAGGCCCTGCGCGGCATAGATTTACGCATCGCCCAAGGTGAAT harbors:
- a CDS encoding phosphomethylpyrimidine synthase ThiC (catalyzes the formation of 4-amino-2-methyl-5-phosphomethylpyrimidine from 5-amino-1-(5-phospho-D-ribosyl)imidazole and S-adenosyl-L-methionine in thiamine biosynthesis); amino-acid sequence: SRARFEFRWEDQFNLGLDPDTARSYHDETLPKDSAKVAHFCSMCGPKFCSMKISADVRKYAEEKGLTNAQAIEEGMRDKSQEFREGGSKIYVSPEPEQKAPVSP